From Streptomyces sp. NBC_01460, a single genomic window includes:
- a CDS encoding Gfo/Idh/MocA family protein produces the protein MSGTVRWGVLATGGIAATFTGDLLAMKDSGAEVVAVASRTEASARAFAERFGIERAYGSWAELVADEGVDVVYVATPHSAHREAAGLALEAGKHVLCEKAFTLNAREARELVELARERGLFLMEAMWTYCNPLIRRMTELVRDGAIGEIRTVQADFGFAGTFGAEHRLRDPALGGGALLDLGVYPVSFAQLLLGEPDRVQADALLSPEGVDLNTGMLLGWDSGATALLSCSIVGDLPTVASVTGTAGRIDFPHGFFHPEHFVLHRPGREPETVVTGPGPQGLSGMQYEAAEVTRALLAGEKESPLVPLEGSLAVMRTLDAVRDRIGVRYPADLLG, from the coding sequence ATGAGCGGGACTGTGCGTTGGGGTGTACTGGCGACGGGCGGCATAGCCGCGACCTTCACGGGGGACCTCCTGGCGATGAAGGACTCGGGTGCCGAGGTCGTGGCGGTCGCCTCGCGCACGGAGGCCTCCGCGCGGGCCTTCGCGGAACGGTTCGGGATCGAGCGGGCGTACGGCAGCTGGGCGGAGCTCGTCGCCGACGAGGGCGTCGACGTCGTCTACGTCGCCACCCCGCACTCCGCGCACCGGGAGGCGGCCGGGCTCGCGCTGGAGGCCGGCAAGCACGTGCTGTGCGAGAAGGCGTTCACGCTCAACGCGCGCGAGGCGCGGGAGCTGGTGGAGCTGGCCCGGGAGCGCGGGCTGTTCCTGATGGAAGCCATGTGGACGTACTGCAACCCCCTGATCCGCCGTATGACCGAGCTGGTGCGGGACGGCGCGATCGGCGAGATCCGCACGGTGCAGGCCGACTTCGGCTTCGCGGGCACGTTCGGGGCGGAGCACCGGCTGCGCGATCCCGCGCTGGGCGGCGGCGCGCTGCTGGACCTCGGGGTCTACCCGGTGTCGTTCGCACAGCTGCTGCTGGGTGAGCCGGACCGGGTGCAGGCCGACGCACTGCTGTCCCCGGAGGGCGTCGACCTGAACACCGGGATGCTGCTGGGCTGGGACTCGGGTGCCACGGCGCTGCTGAGCTGCTCGATCGTGGGCGACCTGCCGACCGTCGCGTCCGTCACGGGCACGGCGGGCCGGATCGACTTCCCGCATGGCTTCTTCCACCCGGAGCACTTCGTCCTGCACCGGCCGGGCCGCGAGCCCGAGACGGTCGTGACGGGCCCGGGGCCGCAGGGCCTCTCGGGCATGCAGTACGAGGCCGCGGAGGTGACGCGGGCGCTGCTGGCGGGCGAGAAGGAGTCCCCGCTGGTGCCGCTGGAGGGTTCGCTGGCCGTGATGCGGACGCTCGACGCGGTACGTGACCGCATCGGCGTCCGCTATCCGGCGGACCTCCTCGGCTGA
- a CDS encoding alkaline phosphatase D family protein: MTPAQISRTPGPQGHSAELRDAARRLGSGVGRRRFLTVTGAAAALAFTAGLPGAGTAAAAELDARRITEDPFTLGVASGDPLPESVLLWTRLAPRPYEADGGLPAERVEVRWEIARDERFRRIVRRGSTTAHPEFGHSVHVDVGGLDSDRGFYYRFRAGSWTSPTGRTRTAPERGARTGSLSLAAVSCQAYHDGYFTAYRHLAEEDVDVVFHLGDYLYEYAVTATGGARGYTDRVLPAHFNRETLTLEDYRMRYGLYKSDPDLRAAHAAHPFVVTWDDHETENNYAGDTPENTVPPEEFLLRRAAAYRAYWENQPLRAPQRPAGPDMRLYRRLEFGRLAQFDILDTRQYRSNQAYGDGWKVPGPESEDPSRTMTGAAQERWLLDGWKNSGARWNVVPQQVTFAQRRDVPGDAYKLSMDSWDGYPASRQRIMDGAEAAGIENLMVLTGDVHVAYGFDLKKDFDDPASRTVGTEIVATSIASGKDGADKPANWDNLTGANPHMKFYNGRRGYALVTLDRDEARADFRTVAAVTTPGAPVTTAGSFVTEAGNPGLTPA; the protein is encoded by the coding sequence ATGACACCCGCACAGATCAGCAGGACGCCCGGGCCGCAGGGCCATTCCGCCGAACTGCGCGACGCCGCGCGACGGCTCGGCTCCGGGGTGGGGCGCCGCCGTTTCCTCACGGTCACCGGCGCCGCGGCCGCACTGGCCTTCACCGCCGGCCTGCCCGGCGCGGGCACGGCCGCGGCCGCCGAGCTCGACGCCCGGAGGATCACCGAGGACCCCTTCACCCTCGGGGTGGCCTCCGGGGACCCGCTGCCGGAGTCCGTGCTCCTGTGGACGAGACTCGCGCCCCGCCCGTACGAGGCCGACGGCGGGCTGCCCGCCGAGCGCGTCGAGGTCCGCTGGGAGATCGCCCGCGACGAACGCTTCCGGCGGATCGTCCGGCGCGGATCCACCACGGCCCACCCGGAATTCGGCCACAGCGTCCACGTGGACGTCGGCGGGCTCGACTCCGACCGGGGCTTCTACTACCGCTTCCGCGCCGGCAGCTGGACCAGCCCCACCGGACGCACCAGGACCGCACCCGAGCGCGGCGCCCGCACCGGCTCGCTGAGCCTGGCCGCCGTCTCCTGCCAGGCGTACCACGACGGATACTTCACGGCCTACCGGCACCTCGCGGAGGAGGACGTCGACGTGGTCTTCCACCTCGGCGACTACCTCTACGAGTACGCGGTCACCGCCACCGGCGGAGCCCGCGGCTACACCGACCGCGTCCTGCCGGCCCACTTCAACCGGGAGACGCTCACGCTGGAGGACTACCGCATGCGGTACGGCCTCTACAAGTCCGACCCCGACCTGCGCGCCGCCCACGCCGCGCACCCGTTCGTCGTCACCTGGGACGACCACGAGACCGAGAACAACTACGCGGGCGACACCCCCGAGAACACCGTCCCCCCGGAGGAGTTCCTGCTGCGCAGGGCCGCCGCCTACCGGGCGTACTGGGAGAACCAGCCGCTGCGCGCCCCGCAGCGCCCCGCCGGACCCGACATGCGGCTCTACCGCCGCCTGGAGTTCGGCCGGCTCGCCCAGTTCGACATCCTCGACACCCGGCAGTACCGCAGCAACCAGGCGTACGGCGACGGCTGGAAGGTCCCCGGACCGGAGTCCGAGGACCCGTCCCGCACCATGACGGGCGCGGCCCAGGAGCGCTGGCTGCTCGACGGCTGGAAGAACTCCGGTGCCCGCTGGAACGTCGTGCCCCAGCAGGTCACCTTCGCGCAGCGGCGTGACGTGCCGGGCGACGCCTACAAACTGTCCATGGACTCGTGGGACGGCTACCCCGCCTCCCGGCAGCGGATCATGGACGGCGCGGAGGCCGCCGGGATCGAGAACCTGATGGTCCTGACGGGCGACGTGCACGTCGCCTACGGCTTCGACCTCAAGAAGGACTTCGACGACCCGGCCTCCCGGACCGTCGGCACCGAGATCGTGGCCACCTCGATCGCCAGCGGCAAGGACGGCGCCGACAAGCCGGCCAACTGGGACAACCTGACCGGGGCCAACCCGCACATGAAGTTCTACAACGGCCGCCGCGGCTACGCGCTCGTCACCCTCGACCGGGACGAGGCCCGTGCCGACTTCCGTACGGTCGCGGCGGTCACCACGCCCGGTGCGCCCGTCACCACGGCCGGCTCCTTCGTGACCGAGGCCGGGAACCCGGGGCTCACCCCCGCGTGA
- a CDS encoding SDR family oxidoreductase, protein MNAEQRIAVVTGAGSGIGRAVALTLTSAGWAVALAGRRAAALEETAAAAGPGAAVCLPTDVSHPDGVAALFAAVRDRFGRLDLLFNNAGTFGPGSTPVEDLAYEDWRTVVDVNLTGTFLCAQAAYRLMKEQDPQGGRIINNGSISAHAPRPRSIAYTATKHAVTGLTKSLSLDGRPYRIACGQIDIGNAATDMTERMSAGILQANGEVVAEPVMAADDVARTVLHMAELPLEANVQFATVLATAMPYVGRG, encoded by the coding sequence ATGAACGCTGAGCAGAGAATCGCTGTCGTCACAGGTGCGGGATCGGGGATCGGCAGGGCGGTCGCCCTCACCCTTACGAGTGCGGGCTGGGCGGTCGCCCTGGCGGGGCGCCGGGCCGCGGCCCTCGAGGAGACGGCCGCGGCGGCCGGCCCGGGCGCCGCGGTGTGCCTGCCGACCGACGTGAGCCACCCGGACGGCGTGGCCGCGCTCTTCGCCGCCGTACGGGACCGCTTCGGCCGGCTGGACCTCCTCTTCAACAACGCGGGGACGTTCGGGCCGGGCTCCACCCCGGTCGAGGACCTCGCGTACGAGGACTGGCGGACGGTGGTGGACGTCAATCTCACGGGGACGTTCCTGTGCGCGCAGGCGGCGTACCGCCTGATGAAGGAGCAGGACCCGCAGGGCGGCCGGATCATCAACAACGGCTCGATCTCCGCCCACGCGCCGCGCCCCCGCTCCATCGCCTACACGGCGACGAAGCACGCGGTGACCGGGCTGACGAAGTCGCTGTCGCTGGACGGCCGGCCGTACCGGATCGCCTGCGGGCAGATCGACATCGGCAACGCGGCGACCGACATGACGGAACGGATGAGCGCGGGGATCCTCCAGGCCAACGGCGAGGTCGTCGCCGAGCCGGTGATGGCGGCGGACGACGTGGCCAGGACCGTCCTGCACATGGCGGAGCTGCCGCTGGAGGCCAATGTGCAGTTCGCGACGGTGCTGGCGACGGCCATGCCGTACGTGGGCCGAGGCTGA
- a CDS encoding lamin tail domain-containing protein has protein sequence MRIRTAAPLALAAATALAGSLLATVPASAASHQGGLHLGKIQYDSPGKDTRTNTSLVAEYVDVHNNGKSALQLKGYKLKDNTGYTYTFPSFTVAAGKTVRVHTGKGKNSAAHAYWNRGSYVWNNTGDKARLIKPSGTLLDSCSWGKGTGVKVCH, from the coding sequence ATGCGCATACGCACCGCCGCGCCCCTCGCCCTGGCCGCCGCCACCGCACTGGCCGGCTCGCTCCTCGCCACGGTTCCGGCCTCGGCGGCCTCCCATCAGGGCGGGCTGCACCTCGGCAAGATCCAGTACGACAGCCCCGGCAAGGACACCCGGACGAACACGTCCCTGGTCGCCGAGTACGTGGACGTCCACAACAACGGGAAGTCCGCGCTGCAGCTCAAGGGCTACAAGCTGAAGGACAACACGGGCTACACGTACACCTTCCCCTCCTTCACCGTCGCCGCCGGGAAGACGGTCCGGGTGCACACCGGCAAGGGCAAGAACTCCGCGGCGCACGCCTACTGGAACCGCGGCTCGTACGTCTGGAACAACACCGGCGACAAGGCCCGGCTGATCAAGCCGAGCGGCACGCTCCTGGACTCCTGCTCCTGGGGCAAGGGCACGGGCGTGAAGGTCTGCCACTGA
- a CDS encoding PhzF family phenazine biosynthesis protein, giving the protein MSSHGSAEVLRYTAFSADPEGGNPAGVVLDASGLDDTAMLAVAADLGYSESAFLTAPDGHGGYTVRYFSPKAEVPFCGHATVAAALALAERDGPGDLVFSTPAGTVPVSVVREGGELRATLTSVEPHTEDAAPEDVAEALAALDWPATGLDPALPPRIAYAGARHLVLAAATRERLADLSYDFARLEALMRRLDLTTVQLVWRESGSVFHVRDPFPVGGVVEDPATGAAAAAFGAYARELGLVPEDAVLTLHQGADMGRPGTLTVELRSGDTRVRVSGTGTRIG; this is encoded by the coding sequence ATGAGCTCACACGGCAGCGCCGAGGTCCTCCGCTACACCGCCTTCTCCGCCGACCCCGAGGGGGGCAACCCGGCAGGGGTCGTCCTGGACGCCTCCGGCCTGGACGACACGGCGATGCTCGCCGTCGCGGCGGATCTCGGGTACAGCGAGTCGGCCTTCCTCACCGCGCCCGACGGCCATGGCGGGTACACCGTCCGCTACTTCAGCCCGAAGGCCGAGGTCCCCTTCTGCGGCCACGCCACGGTGGCCGCCGCCCTCGCGCTCGCCGAACGGGACGGCCCCGGCGACCTGGTGTTCTCCACCCCCGCCGGCACGGTCCCCGTCAGTGTCGTCCGAGAGGGCGGCGAGCTCCGCGCCACCCTCACCAGCGTCGAGCCGCACACCGAGGACGCCGCACCCGAGGACGTGGCGGAAGCCCTGGCCGCCCTGGACTGGCCGGCCACCGGTCTGGACCCCGCCCTTCCCCCGCGCATCGCCTACGCCGGTGCCCGTCACCTGGTGCTGGCCGCCGCGACCCGGGAGCGGCTCGCGGACCTCTCGTACGACTTCGCCCGCCTGGAAGCCCTCATGCGCCGGCTGGACCTGACGACCGTGCAGCTGGTCTGGCGGGAGTCCGGCTCGGTCTTCCACGTCCGCGACCCGTTCCCGGTCGGCGGTGTGGTCGAGGATCCCGCGACGGGCGCCGCGGCCGCCGCGTTCGGCGCGTACGCCCGCGAGCTGGGCCTCGTCCCCGAGGACGCCGTCCTCACCCTGCACCAGGGCGCCGACATGGGCCGTCCCGGCACGCTCACCGTCGAGCTGCGGTCCGGTGACACGCGGGTCCGGGTGAGCGGGACGGGGACCCGGATCGGCTGA
- a CDS encoding aldo/keto reductase, with the protein MQTTGTDWRKRTLGRSGIEVGALGFGCWAIGGEWSTPDGSPLGWGKVDDEESVAAIRRALDLGVRFFDTADVYGAGHSERVLGRALAGRRDEAVVATKWGNLFDERARTMDGADRSPAYARRALLASLRRLGTDRIDLFQLHLGDTPADVAAELREACEGFVAEGLIRAYAWSTDDPERAALFAGGEHCAAVQHACNVLEDAPGMLALGEERGLLSIIRSPLAMGLLTGARDPGRRAAAGDIRSTPPAWLHWFEAGGVPSAHWAPRVEAIREVLTSDGRTLAQGALGWLWGRSGRTVPIPGFRTVAQAEENAGALAHGPLGPDRMEEVARLLA; encoded by the coding sequence ATGCAGACGACAGGCACGGACTGGCGGAAGAGGACACTGGGCCGCAGCGGGATCGAGGTCGGCGCGCTCGGCTTCGGGTGCTGGGCGATCGGGGGCGAGTGGTCGACGCCCGACGGCAGCCCGCTCGGCTGGGGCAAGGTCGACGACGAGGAGTCGGTGGCGGCGATCCGGCGGGCGCTCGACCTCGGGGTGCGGTTCTTCGACACCGCGGACGTGTACGGGGCCGGGCACAGCGAACGCGTGCTGGGCAGGGCGCTGGCGGGCAGGCGCGACGAGGCCGTCGTCGCCACCAAGTGGGGCAACCTGTTCGACGAGCGGGCCCGCACGATGGACGGGGCCGACAGGTCGCCGGCGTACGCCCGCCGGGCGCTCCTCGCCTCGCTGCGCAGGCTGGGGACCGACCGGATCGACCTCTTCCAGCTGCACCTGGGCGACACCCCGGCCGACGTGGCGGCCGAACTGCGCGAGGCCTGCGAGGGGTTCGTGGCCGAAGGGCTGATCCGGGCCTACGCCTGGAGCACCGACGACCCGGAGCGCGCGGCGCTGTTCGCCGGGGGTGAGCACTGCGCGGCCGTCCAGCACGCCTGCAACGTGCTGGAGGACGCTCCCGGGATGCTGGCCCTCGGCGAGGAGCGGGGCCTCCTCAGCATCATCCGGAGCCCGCTGGCCATGGGGCTCCTCACCGGCGCACGCGATCCGGGCCGGCGGGCGGCCGCCGGCGACATCCGGTCCACCCCGCCCGCCTGGCTCCACTGGTTCGAGGCGGGCGGGGTGCCCTCGGCGCACTGGGCGCCGCGGGTCGAGGCGATCCGCGAGGTGCTCACATCGGACGGCCGCACCCTCGCCCAGGGAGCCCTCGGCTGGCTGTGGGGCCGCAGCGGGCGGACGGTGCCGATCCCCGGCTTCCGGACGGTCGCCCAGGCCGAGGAGAACGCGGGCGCGCTCGCCCACGGCCCCCTGGGGCCGGACCGGATGGAGGAGGTCGCCCGCCTGCTCGCGTGA
- a CDS encoding TetR/AcrR family transcriptional regulator: MGAEEVEPGTVRPGGRTARVRESVLRAAGDALVEQGFGGLDLADVARRAEVGKTTVYRRWVTTAGLVADLLTDMAEQSVPRADTGSLDEDLRANARLVVRTLTDARQGPLFSAVVAAATCDPRTAEALHRFYAVRVEEWAGCVDAAVARGELPRGTDAHEVIRAVSAPLYYRLLASGDPLDESVADRAAEAAAVAARAGVYVG; encoded by the coding sequence ATGGGTGCTGAGGAAGTGGAGCCGGGTACGGTCCGGCCCGGCGGGCGTACGGCCCGGGTGCGGGAGTCCGTGCTGCGGGCCGCCGGTGACGCGCTGGTCGAGCAGGGGTTCGGCGGGCTCGATCTCGCCGACGTCGCCCGCCGCGCGGAGGTCGGCAAGACGACGGTCTACCGGCGCTGGGTGACCACGGCGGGGCTGGTCGCCGACCTGCTGACGGACATGGCGGAGCAGTCCGTCCCGCGCGCGGACACCGGCTCCCTGGACGAGGACCTCAGGGCCAACGCGCGGCTGGTGGTGCGGACGCTGACCGACGCGCGCCAGGGGCCCCTCTTCTCCGCGGTCGTCGCGGCGGCGACGTGCGACCCCCGGACGGCCGAGGCCCTGCACCGCTTCTACGCGGTGCGCGTCGAGGAGTGGGCCGGCTGTGTCGACGCGGCGGTCGCGCGGGGCGAGCTGCCCCGGGGCACCGACGCGCACGAGGTGATCCGGGCCGTGTCGGCGCCCCTCTACTACCGGCTGCTGGCCAGCGGCGACCCCCTCGACGAGAGCGTCGCCGACCGGGCGGCCGAGGCGGCGGCCGTGGCGGCCAGGGCGGGCGTCTACGTGGGCTGA
- a CDS encoding MFS transporter, with the protein MSTSSSTAPVTAPPPAPAVRMTGRQKLVLVLLLGAQFMIAVDFSILNVALPAVGEGLGFSLAHLQWIATSFALAAAGFTLLFGRVADLVGRKRLFTGGMVVLGLSSALGGLATSPEVLLTARVLQGLATAAVTPAGLALLTTAFKEGPLRERALGLNGALMSAGFTAGAILGGLLTDLLSWRWAFFINVPVAALVVALAPSVITDSRPAGRPKLDLPGAATVTGGLLLLVYGLTQAGESGWTTPTTLAALLVGAALLVGFWFVEKRAAAPLVPVHILRRRSVVWGNATGLIAFVTETSLVFLLTLYLQEVLGYSPLATGLAFGVLGIGTVIGGMLGGRAVGRFGSRRTIVTGGAVQAAATLSLVALGTSGGWISLLLAATFVGGVGNMLMIVGFMVTATSGLPDGEQGLATGLATMTQQVGITLGIPVMSAIVTARTGTDTGPGAVLSGVSTAVLVNSALVLAGALLAGVFLGRSGSRASAG; encoded by the coding sequence ATGTCCACCTCCAGCAGCACGGCACCCGTCACCGCGCCTCCCCCGGCCCCGGCCGTCCGCATGACCGGCCGGCAGAAGCTCGTGCTCGTCCTCCTCCTCGGTGCGCAGTTCATGATCGCCGTGGACTTCTCGATCCTGAACGTCGCGCTGCCCGCCGTGGGCGAGGGACTCGGATTCTCCCTCGCCCACCTCCAGTGGATCGCCACCTCCTTCGCCCTCGCCGCCGCCGGATTCACCCTGCTGTTCGGGCGCGTCGCCGATCTCGTCGGCCGCAAGCGCCTGTTCACCGGCGGCATGGTCGTCCTCGGCCTCTCCTCGGCGCTCGGCGGGCTCGCCACCTCCCCCGAGGTCCTGCTCACCGCGCGCGTCCTCCAGGGCCTGGCCACCGCCGCCGTCACCCCGGCCGGACTCGCGCTGCTCACCACGGCGTTCAAGGAGGGCCCCCTGCGCGAGCGTGCCCTCGGCCTCAACGGCGCCCTGATGTCCGCCGGTTTCACCGCCGGGGCGATCCTCGGCGGACTGCTCACCGACCTGCTCTCCTGGCGCTGGGCCTTCTTCATCAACGTCCCCGTCGCCGCGCTGGTCGTCGCCCTCGCCCCGTCCGTGATCACCGACTCGCGGCCGGCCGGGCGGCCGAAGCTCGACCTGCCGGGCGCCGCGACCGTCACAGGCGGCCTGCTGCTGCTCGTGTACGGGCTGACGCAGGCGGGCGAGTCCGGCTGGACCACGCCCACCACCCTGGCCGCACTGCTCGTGGGCGCCGCGCTCCTCGTCGGGTTCTGGTTCGTCGAGAAGCGGGCCGCCGCGCCCCTGGTCCCCGTGCACATCCTCCGGCGGCGCAGCGTCGTCTGGGGCAACGCCACCGGGCTGATCGCCTTCGTCACCGAGACGTCCCTGGTCTTCCTGCTGACGCTCTACCTCCAGGAGGTCCTCGGCTACTCCCCTCTCGCCACCGGCCTCGCGTTCGGTGTCCTGGGCATCGGCACCGTGATCGGCGGCATGCTCGGCGGGCGCGCGGTGGGCCGGTTCGGGAGCCGGCGCACCATCGTCACGGGTGGTGCCGTCCAGGCGGCCGCCACCCTGTCCCTGGTGGCGCTCGGCACCTCCGGCGGCTGGATCTCGCTGCTGCTCGCGGCGACCTTCGTCGGCGGCGTGGGCAACATGCTGATGATCGTGGGCTTCATGGTCACCGCCACCTCCGGCCTGCCCGACGGGGAGCAGGGCCTGGCCACCGGCCTGGCCACGATGACGCAGCAGGTCGGCATCACCCTGGGGATCCCGGTGATGAGCGCGATCGTCACCGCCCGGACGGGTACGGACACCGGGCCCGGCGCGGTGCTGTCCGGGGTCTCGACGGCGGTCCTCGTCAACTCGGCGCTCGTCCTCGCGGGGGCCCTGCTCGCCGGGGTGTTCCTCGGCCGGTCCGGCAGCCGGGCGTCCGCCGGGTGA
- a CDS encoding GNAT family N-acetyltransferase, with product MAQPLTVPSMTAGADFVLRPWEMSDLPLVREAAEDDYIPLITTIPTPYSDEAAEAYVRRQWDRAATGSGYPFTIARTRDRRPVGSVGLWLADVAEGRATLGYWMTAPGRGRGVAGAALRTVTTWALHELRIPRVQVLVEPWNTASLRTAESAGYRREGLLRDWQEIGGRRRDMLMYSRLNGDRPSGDRAPTGS from the coding sequence ATGGCACAACCGCTGACCGTCCCCAGCATGACCGCCGGAGCCGATTTCGTCCTCCGCCCCTGGGAGATGAGCGATCTGCCCCTCGTCCGCGAGGCGGCGGAGGACGACTACATCCCACTGATCACGACGATCCCGACGCCCTACTCCGACGAGGCGGCCGAGGCCTACGTCAGACGCCAGTGGGACCGGGCGGCCACCGGGAGCGGGTATCCGTTCACCATCGCCCGTACCCGGGACCGCAGGCCGGTCGGTTCCGTCGGCCTCTGGCTCGCGGACGTGGCCGAGGGCAGGGCCACGCTCGGCTACTGGATGACGGCCCCGGGCCGCGGCCGGGGCGTCGCGGGAGCGGCCCTGCGCACGGTCACCACCTGGGCCCTGCACGAGCTGCGCATCCCCAGGGTCCAGGTGCTCGTCGAGCCGTGGAACACGGCCTCCCTGCGGACCGCCGAGAGCGCCGGCTACCGGCGCGAGGGTCTCCTGCGCGACTGGCAGGAGATCGGGGGGCGGCGCCGGGACATGCTGATGTACTCCCGGCTGAACGGTGACCGTCCCTCCGGTGACCGGGCGCCCACGGGAAGCTGA
- a CDS encoding glycosyltransferase family 2 protein produces MSVPRVGVAIVTMGDRPRQVEALLASVAMQDVRPSRVVVVGNGSPLPDYGAFPGLTDLDGGVTLLELDENLGCPGGRNKALEALAGFGDVDVVIELDDDGLLMDKDVFRTVQELYAADPRLGIVGFRIADELGETQRRHVPRLRAKDPMRGGPVTAFLGGGHALSMEMLAGTGLWPAEFFFTHEETDLSWRALDAGWTILYEPGLLLQHPRTSPARHAVYYRMTARNRVWLARRNLPVLLVPVYLGTWLLLTLARTRSASGLRAWAAGFAEGVRTGCGPRRPMRWRTVWRMTRLGRPPVI; encoded by the coding sequence TTGTCCGTACCACGCGTCGGCGTAGCCATCGTGACCATGGGGGACCGCCCGCGACAGGTCGAGGCGCTGCTGGCGTCGGTGGCCATGCAGGACGTACGGCCCTCCCGCGTGGTGGTCGTGGGCAACGGCTCACCCCTTCCGGACTACGGCGCCTTCCCCGGTCTGACGGACCTCGACGGCGGTGTGACGCTGCTCGAACTCGACGAGAACCTGGGCTGCCCCGGCGGCCGCAACAAGGCCTTGGAGGCGCTCGCCGGTTTCGGCGACGTCGACGTGGTGATCGAGCTGGACGACGACGGCCTCCTGATGGACAAGGACGTGTTCCGCACGGTCCAGGAGCTGTACGCCGCCGATCCGCGCCTCGGCATCGTGGGCTTCCGCATCGCCGACGAACTCGGGGAGACCCAGCGCCGGCACGTCCCGCGGCTCCGGGCCAAGGACCCGATGCGCGGCGGCCCGGTCACCGCGTTCCTCGGGGGCGGCCACGCGCTCTCCATGGAGATGCTCGCCGGGACGGGCCTCTGGCCGGCCGAGTTCTTCTTCACCCACGAGGAGACCGACCTGTCCTGGCGTGCGCTCGACGCGGGCTGGACGATCCTCTACGAGCCGGGCCTGCTGCTCCAGCACCCCAGGACGTCGCCGGCGCGGCACGCGGTCTACTACCGCATGACGGCCCGCAACCGTGTCTGGCTGGCCCGCCGCAATCTGCCCGTCCTCCTGGTCCCCGTCTACCTGGGCACCTGGCTGCTGCTCACCCTCGCGCGCACCCGCTCGGCCTCCGGCCTCCGCGCCTGGGCGGCCGGCTTCGCCGAGGGGGTGCGCACCGGCTGCGGGCCGCGCCGGCCGATGCGCTGGCGCACGGTGTGGCGGATGACGCGCCTGGGCCGCCCACCGGTCATCTGA
- a CDS encoding GNAT family N-acetyltransferase, whose product MAQDPSVRLRAANAGDAEGITRVFLASREAALPGLARVHSDEDTLAWITHVLLPGTRVWVAEGAAGELLGFASLDGDELDQLYLRPDTLRQGIGTRLLEQVKEASRGELSLYTFQRNTGARAFYERHGFVAVAYDDGGRNEEKEPDVLYRWTAAGRPVAARPE is encoded by the coding sequence ATGGCTCAGGACCCGTCCGTACGGCTGCGGGCGGCGAACGCGGGGGACGCGGAGGGGATCACCCGCGTCTTCCTCGCCTCACGGGAGGCGGCGCTGCCCGGACTGGCACGGGTGCACAGCGACGAGGACACCCTCGCCTGGATCACCCATGTGCTGCTGCCCGGCACCAGGGTGTGGGTGGCCGAGGGGGCGGCGGGGGAACTGCTGGGTTTCGCCTCCCTGGACGGGGACGAGCTCGACCAGCTCTATCTCAGGCCGGACACCCTGCGGCAGGGCATCGGGACCCGGTTGCTGGAGCAGGTGAAGGAGGCTTCGCGCGGGGAGCTGAGCCTGTACACGTTCCAGCGAAACACCGGCGCGCGCGCCTTCTACGAGCGGCACGGCTTCGTCGCCGTGGCGTACGACGACGGCGGCCGCAACGAGGAGAAGGAGCCGGACGTGCTCTACCGGTGGACCGCCGCCGGACGGCCGGTGGCGGCCCGCCCCGAGTGA
- a CDS encoding universal stress protein, translated as MRPRVVVGVSGRPGGLTALRRAAAEARLREAELWAVLAWDVPGAGLGGRQGAGLGPSLLLCRADAAVRLRSALTAAFGATGAGVPVAGRAVRGTPGAVLVDMAGAGDCLLVVGAGPRGALHRCLRPSVARYCVARAPCPVLAVPDARELVGRDGV; from the coding sequence ATGCGGCCCAGAGTGGTGGTCGGGGTGAGCGGGAGGCCCGGAGGCCTGACGGCACTGCGCCGGGCGGCCGCCGAAGCCCGCCTGAGGGAGGCGGAGTTGTGGGCGGTCCTCGCCTGGGACGTCCCCGGGGCCGGTCTCGGCGGCCGGCAGGGCGCCGGCCTCGGGCCCTCGCTCCTCCTCTGCCGCGCGGACGCCGCCGTGCGGCTGCGCTCGGCTCTCACCGCGGCCTTCGGCGCGACCGGGGCCGGGGTGCCGGTCGCCGGGCGGGCCGTCCGGGGCACCCCCGGAGCCGTACTGGTGGACATGGCCGGCGCCGGGGACTGCCTGCTCGTGGTCGGGGCCGGCCCTCGCGGCGCGCTGCACCGCTGCCTGCGGCCGTCCGTGGCCCGCTACTGCGTGGCCCGCGCGCCGTGCCCCGTACTCGCCGTGCCGGACGCCCGGGAACTCGTGGGCCGGGACGGCGTGTGA